The DNA sequence TTCTTCATGTTAGagtttagaatataattaaCTTAGTTATACATACTATTGGTCCCCAAATTACAATGATCTGAGGAATAGTAGAATCACACGCAGATACATTATAACGTGCCTTACATGTGCCGCCAGTGAGTCTGGCACAATTTGTTTTTACATCATGTATACTGATGCTAATAAAGTTTTTTCTGTTCTTTAGAATCCATATCTTCAGCAATGGAAGAAATCAAGCAGGAACATATGACAGAGGAGTTCTCCTTGTGGCTCGTCAGGGAATTGCTGAACTGTATTGccaagatggcaacgggtacaTACCTAGTGGCCACCCATACCCGCACCCGACAGGTAAAATTTTTTCCATCAGGTTACCTGTACCCGCATGTGGGTTGAAAAATCTACTCATACCCGCACCCACACGGGTAATGCTACCCGATGGGTAACTCATACCCAAGAATACACTCAGACTCGCATGGAAATATCAGAGATTCGAGATTCAACATGCTACAAATTACAAGCAAATGCAATAACAGGCTaacagcagcatgaatgcatcattGCAGCATGCTGCAAATTACAAGCAACAAAGTAACTAGCAACACAAGAACGGATAAGTCATAAAAAAGACACATGTGCTACATCTATTCTTGGTCAGTTCATTATGACCAAAAGGATGCCCTTTGGCTTAGCAGGATTGCATGACGGAGGAGCCGCGAAGGCGTCGGGCTTCTTGCTCTTCCTCGTGTCCTCTGGATCTAGCGCTTGCAAAACGCATGCCTTTGGCAGTTTGGCGTCGATGTGGTTGGGGGTAGGGAGGCGGCGGGCAGTGCGGTGTGGTCGCATGGACACAACATCACGATGGGGAGCACATGTGTGAGTCGCGCCGTCATTTTTGGCGGCTGGGGTGTGGGCACGGGAGGGAGAGGATAAGAATGAGCTAGGGTGGATCAACCAATATATAGCAGTGTTCAGATGGGTTTGGGCCAAATATGTAGGCTACATGGGCTAAATTCAGTAGGAGAGGTGGTGAATTCTTGCGGGTATTTCTTACCCACGGGTACACGGGTATGGTAATATACACCCATGCGCGTACCCAATGGGTGAAGAATTTTGCCCAATATACCCGTGGGTAGAAAAGTTTATCCATACCCGCCTTTTTAGCGGGTAAAAGCCATCAGATACTCAGATTTCGGGTACCCATTGCCATCTTGCCACCTTCAATAGGAGGAAGTTGAGCGTGGGACTCTAAACATATGACACGCTACCTTCAATACAACACATGGCTCTCTGAAACTCTGCTATGCCAGTgactttgattacaagataaCACTGACTTTTTTAGCTAGAGAACAGTTTTCATTAGCTTTTGTCCTTTATAAACATTAGTCCATTACAAGGAAGCTACAGACACCAACTCGACATAGAGAACAAGTTAAGTTCAATTGCTACCATGTTGGGTCTTGGTGAATTTCACACATGGGTGGCCATGCTTAGTGAAACTAGGCTCATGGCACTTGTCAATCTAAAGTGTGTAGGGAAATTTCCAGGTAACAATCAAATTCAAATTGGTTCGCTCCTTTAGATGAGCGGAGCAAACGATTTGCCATAATCATTTTTTATGGAAGCTTCCAAGGTAAGAAttaagggtttctttttttggGCGTTCTGAAGCTCTCCGAGTGTAGTGATGAAacagtaataagtctaaaattTGCCATAGGAAACGGGAGTACAATTTGGTACTAATGCACCGATTACAATGGGAGCATTTTCATGGTTAGTGATCATCAATATAAAGGCATTGTCTCTGTCATGGATCATCACCTGGTGATgacatctctactataattgaaatcttcttcAAGTCACCTCCCTACTTCAAAATCAACGGCTGTTAATACACGCCCAATGAATCGGACGTCTCAGATTAAGATGTTAGAAGCCGCTTCCAACTCTCCTCTCTCACGCGCGCGCGAGCCTGCGCCTTCAGAACCCACGTCGTGGGTTCGAGCCCAGACACCTGCATTTGCATATTTTTTCTTCCAGGATCAATAGTTCACGGTGAAGGCGAGCGCAGCTAGGGCGAGCGCGGCCAGGGGCGGCCAAGGTCGCCGGGGCGGGCGCGCGGCCGGTGCTCGCCAGCCAGGGCGACCGCGGCTAGGGGTCACCGGGGCGGGCGTGCGGCCGGTGCTCGCCGGCCAAGGCGAGCGCGGCAGGTGCACGGCCGGGGCTCACTCGCCGGGACGCACAGGGCTCGCCAGGGCGGGCGCGCGCCCACTGCGCGCCGGACAGGGCTCGCACAGCCAGGGCGACCGCCGCGGGCGCGCGGCCAGATCTCCCGCGGCCAGGGCTTCCGCGACGCACAAGGAAGACAGCCGGAGCGAGCGCGGCGAGGGCTCGACGGGGCAGGCGCGCGGCCGGGACTCGCTGGCCAGGGCGCACGGCCAGGGCTCCCCAGGGCGGGTGGGCGGCCAGAGCTTGCCGCGGTGCGTGGCCAGGGCTTACCGGGGCGGCCGGGGCTCGCGGCCGAGGCTCGCCGGGGTGGCCGGGGCGAGTGGTCAGGGGCTCGCCGGGGCAGCCGGGACGCGACGCCGGAACGCGGACAGGTAAACTCAAATTTCCCTTACCTCTGTATCTGATGATTAAAGTACACAAAGCCACCCTGCATAGACAGTTGAAACCTGTTTTTTTAGCCCGAATGGCTTCATTGAACATTAGTTACGAATATATCATTTGTAAGCTTGTCAATGTTTGTCTTCATTTTTTTCTAACCGTTCAAATATCCTTGCCCCTTAGGTGGCACTCCTTGCAGCTTGCGTGCGCAGAGGTTTGAAGGTACTTTCTGCAATGGGGGCTGGAGCTCGAGCTGATCCCACCAGAATTCGTGTTgcagatttgagagaatcaagcAATGATCCCCTCTCTCGATCGGTTAGTTTGATACTTCTTCCAAAACTCTGTCCCACTGTAAGCTGCCATTTCATTCGTTAGCTAACTGACATGTCAAGATGTGCTGCAAATGGGATGTTGTGATTGCTACTTTTAGGTGAGGTACAGGCTCAAGAAAGAACATGGAATTGAGGGTGGAATACCAGTAGTTTTTTCATTGGAAAAGCCAAAGGCAAAGCTGCTTCCTTTTCAAGCTTCAAAAGAAGAGGAAACTCCATCAGATTACCAGGTGAGCTCCCCTAGGACTTGTACTACCACCCTCTTGCTACATgcttgttccatttcttgagaccTTTTTTCCTTGTGATTTTTTGAACAAGAAATATTTGTTACAAAGAGTTAATTAAATTCCTCTAGAACACCCATTTGCTTGTATATTATAGGAGTGCATGATGTGTGTGTACATAACTATTGACAACATGCTATGCATTATTCCACAGATTGTCCCAGGATTTAGGGTTCGCATTATACCAGTACCGGGAACCATCCCTGCAATATTTGGTCAAGTTATGGCCTCCTATGTGATTACTCAGCTTGCTGGATTAGATTTTCAAACTGAACCAGTTGTTAACCTGGATTTGGATCATTACCGTATACTTCATCAGCGTCTTATTGAGCATGAGGAGCTGATGTTTGGGACAGTCGAGCAAGTTCTGGTAATATGTTTCTTGCTATGTAATGTCATATCCTGGAAATAAGATATTTTCTTCGAGAATTATGTAGTTGAGGTGTTATTTATTTATGTTGATGGTGACCAGCACATGTGAAAAAGGGATTATTCACCTTCACTTGTTTTGATATCCTTTTGTACGTCTACGTTTGTAACATTCTCTTTTACAATCTAAAGGTAGATTCTGAAGAGGTAATGTACATTGTCAAAGAATTGTGGCATGGTCGAAGTGCTAGAGACCAAAGTCAGAAGGACACTGGTCGGAAAATGTGGAGATCTGTCAATGAACTAATGCTTGTTCGGTATGCTTCTTTCTCTAACTGATAGTGTGGCTTGAGATCATCGTGCCTTTTGTGGCACTACCTAAGTTCCCAtcatatctgatttggtagagCAAAAGCAAAATCCAACTTGCATTATCTCTGGCGTAGGGTGACTGTCATCTTTTAAGTCTGGATAATTAGCTATGTTAGCTTGTAACTCTGAAGTGGCTTGGTATTGGTAATGTCTTAAATTTCGATGAGATTTTTTTTGACATTAATTCCTGTAATTACTTTGTTATAGGTGGGACAAATCAAAGGCTGCTGACATCTCAAACTTAATACTTCTCAAGTTTAGTGAGGTAACAAGTCAATACTCATGGAACATTGAAGTTGAATTCCAAGATGGCATATGTTGCAGATGAAATGACTGGCGGGCTTTTCCTGTCCATTGGTTCACCTTCTCCTATTTATGCAGGCTGATGCCCATGAATCCACCACACTCGACCGAataaaagaagaagaacctgaatTCTACTCTATGGTTTCATGTGTCCTGAAACGAGCTGAGATGGAGTTTGCCTTATGACTCAACGAGTAGCGAGGGTTGATGATCTTGCCTCTTGGAGGTCTCTCATGGTTGCTATTTAGTGGTGGCCTTGGAACAATGGATCAGCGTTCAGTTTGGTGGGATTCATATTTGGGAGTACTTGATCGGTATGCTATGGTGAAAATGACGTGCAAAAGTTTTTCTTCTTGTGGCAGCCGAAACATCAGCTCTCTGTTATCACGGAGTTGTGCACTTGTGGCCATCTATATGTAAATTAATCGTGTTTTGCTTTTGCGTACAATATAGGTGTCCAATGATATTCCACTGAGAAGAGGAGTTCCAATACTATCTACCTCTTGGAGGTATGTGATTTAGAATGGGGTCAAATGCTTGCCTGTAGTTGATTTTTGTGTAGGTAAGTAGAAATTCAGACCCGAATGTTTCTGCCTTGCTATATGTGCTGAACTGTTATGTCAACTAATTGTGCATCTTACTGCATCTTTGCCATAAATCAAAAAGTAATATTCCAGTTTGCTTCCACAGGTAAGAACACCAAGAATATCGTTTATAAACATGTTCTGCTATGATGAATCCTTAAATGAGTAAGTCCATAAATTACAATTACCTACTATGTATGTTTCGAGCTTATATAATCCCCTATATGGTTAAGGTGCaaaagaattttaaaaaaaatgtatgGTTCTCTATAATTTTATAGGATGTTGGACCTATTTTAGAAGGATTAACTGTTCTCTATAAATAGATTAACTGTTCCTTGGGAAATATGTTATTGATTCAATCCAATGAAGTACTTCAGATTTGATAGAATTATCTTTGGACTTGAATGTGGTCCGTAAGATACTCAGAATAAATAAATGATTGGTTGTTTTCATAtgtattttttaaataaaaccgtagcgttagcacgggcactatactagtTAGGATTAGTTGAACTTGCACACACCACAAAGTTCAGTTTGCAGGatagaaacaagcaagcaaaGCTGACTTTGCATCCTAGCCTCCCCGACCTTCTTCGAgctgcaaatttttttaaggtACTCGACTCCGTGGATTATGCAAGACGAGAGAGACATGACAGCAACAGTTAACAACTCTGTGCAAGTGGTTCGGTCACATTATCTTCAGACATGGGTTTCGGAAACTTACAGTCAAGGTTGAGACATGAGGCAGCAGCTACGGCGGCAGCCTGGATGGCCTTTAGCTTAGGGATATCTTGGATTTGCGCTATGGTCATGGGCCTTCAACGGATATCAAACTGTGTGCCAAGCAGAgtgatttttttctctttttattaCTACTAGCAaacgtgcccgtgcgttgcaacgggaaaaaaaagttacatatctatttatgtttcctttttttataaaatttgagagctataatttattttgtgatgGCATCCAAAATATAAGCGAATGTCTATATTAGTATGACATTGTATAGTTAAGTTTGTATGAAATTAAAATACGGTCACTTAAGTGTAATTTTTATAATATCCATATGCTGATACAGTTAATTATTAAGTTTCATGAATTCATTTGAAGACAGTTAAAATTTGTAACTCAATTTGTTATGGAGTTATTTATCTATAACTCAATTCAGTGTGGAGTTATTATTCATGTATCAAGGGCTATATGTCTGATGATTATGACAAAAAGCCTCTTTCGATTTTTCTCATCGTTCTACATCCTTCTTGTCAATCATGTGTTCATCTGTAGAATGTTTTTCTGGTTTCAAaaatcaaaatttgaatttGTAACAATGCCCAAATGCGTATTACCTGCTGCGGCGACTGGCCATCAGCGTCAGCATCCTGGAGCAGCAACATCATGGTCCTCAGCGTTCTTGTTCAACTCGCCACTCGGCGAGATCATAACATGGGTACTTGTTCTGCTCGGCAAGATCAAAACCTGGGAACTTGTTCTGCTTGTCGAGATCAGAAACTTCTGCTGCATGTCGAGATCCCAATGATCCAACTAAAAGCAAGGTTCCAATGATTCACCAAAATCAGTAATATATAAGTAGCTAAAACAAGCAGAAGAAATCCGAGTCGAATAGGAGTTTAAGTCCAACTACCTAAAATTGTTTTTTATAGGAAAGAGCATAGGATCTCGAGTAGTATTCCAATTTAATCCCGATTCTGAGTCGATCAGCCAAAACAACAATTTTTGCCGGGCTGGGTGGGCAGCGTCGACGGCCACCGCCACCAGAACGGCGGCCCAGCCGAAACCCCAGCTGCAGCCTCGCCACCGTGACCGCCGTCGACGGCCGTGCCGCCCGGCCAGGGCCATCCGGATCTAGCCATGAAGCCAACGGATTCGGCCGCCAGAACAGCAGCACCTGCCTGCTCTGCCACTCACAACCATATTTCTTTAATCGAAAGAAGGAGACGAAGAGGAACATTAAAACGTAGCGAAGAAGACGAAGAGGAACAACACCACGAcggaacgatgggacagagaaATCAGTTTTCCATCCGACCGAATGGGCTTAAATTGGGCTGAGAGTTAGCCGATGCACGACGGTGAGGCCAGATTGGAATGGGCTGGACGAAAAAAAATATCCAGACCAAAAAAGAggctgaaattttgcctctttattattaggttTAGGTTTAGATATAGATGAAGTTATATATATGGCAACGAAGGAGCATCTGTTAACTTTTATCTACTAGAGTAGCAAAAGGACAGAATTTAGGATCACATATTTCAAAACTAAATACTGATATCTTGGTTATGGTTTCTTTGTTCTTTTTTTCGGCATTATACAGTGCCAAATGTCCATGTTTAATGAAGCTTTTCATTCGAAGATCTTCACAAGTGTTTTTCTTCTCAACCGTAACTAAACTTAACATGGTAAATGTGATTGTAGAAAATAAATTCTTCATTGAGCAGCAGTACTGCCTAATCAAGAGAGAAATATCTTTCTTCTGGTACTGCTCAAGACCAAATCTCATCATATATCCTGTTATCATCAATCACTTAGCTGCTAGAACATGGGAAAGCAAACACACACAAAAACAAATTAGTTTAGCAAATTAATGCCAGACTCCAAAACCTTGGTAAACTCAGAAACATCTATTCTCCTGTCCTTGTTCATGTCATACTTGGCGATCATCTGCTCGCAATCATCCATCCCTACACCTTCCCCTAGTCCTAGACTCTTGAGCACTCGCTGCAAATCCGATGCGTCGAAGTACCCATCATTATTATGATCAAACACCAAAAATGCCTCCCGTACCTCCTGCAAGCTTGGCTCGTCGTCGTCGAAAATCCGAGGTATAGAAACATTGCCAATGGCCATGCTGTTCTCTTGATCCAAATTAAAACCTATGCTTATCATTACCGTCTTGATATCTTCTTGTGTCAGGGCCGTCTTATTATCTTGATCTTTTTTCCTTCTCTCTATTACTTCTTTGTCTGTGGTAATAACCGGTGTCTGTGTCACCTTCTCAGAAGAGCTATGGTTGCAGTTGCAGCATTTGCATGAGCAGGGGAGGTGAATCTGGAACACTGAGACGGACCAGCAGGTGAGGAATTTGAGGAAGAGGTTGATAACACATGCCTCTTGCAGGACCAGAAAATGGCATGCTGCAGCGCACGATGAATTCTCCATTGCTATTTGCCTCTAAGCTTCTGAGCTCTGAAAGTTCTTATTTTGGTGAGAATAAGTTGTTGTCAGAAAAATGGAAGTAAAGGTCAGAAAATTGAATGGGAGATTGGGAAGCATAGCACGGGAGGTTATATAGAAAACTAAGgtcatattttttttccttccaATCGAAGTAAAGGTCATCTTGAGCTTTTGCTAGCTGTTTGTTGCTTCAGCAGAATAATCTGAAACATCCAAGCAGATGACAAGATGTTTCCTCTTTGAAAATGCGTGTGGACAGCAGATGATGGTGATTGACACAGATTCAGAGTCTGGTCTTTACATTTATTCTTTCTTGTAACCTTCTTCACGCTGATCCTGGAAGCTTCCTGGAAAGTGTGGGGTGaacaactctctctctctctctctctctctctcacacacacacacacacacattcaCTTACTTTAGTCTGGTACATGTTTTTCATTTTGAGAGTCCTTTAGAGTAAGCACTGTTGTGATGTTTGTTGTTCTAGTTTGAAGAGAAGGTTATTATTAGACATGGGCTGTGTTGATGTGGCGACGCGAGTATGAACTGCTTTTTTTTCTTAGACAGGGCTGGACCACAATGTTGTAGAAAAGATGCACAAATTTGCATTTGTTTCAGTTTCTTTTCGTTTAGATGCAAATATTTTTTGTTGGGTTTTTTTTCTCTAGCTCTACGAGCATCTCTATCTATAGAACTGAAATTATTTTGATAAATTATTTGGCAAAACAGCTTCATATGTAGAGCCTTTTAAAATATGATCTTACGGAATACCACGCATATATAGGGGCCCGTAGAGCGAGTTGAAGCTATGAGAAGTACTTTTTCTACcagccagcagtgtttttctctcataataaatcagcgaaacaGTACTTTTAGCCATGGTTTTTTAGAT is a window from the Sorghum bicolor cultivar BTx623 chromosome 5, Sorghum_bicolor_NCBIv3, whole genome shotgun sequence genome containing:
- the LOC8066681 gene encoding probable calcium-binding protein CML45; the encoded protein is MENSSCAAACHFLVLQEACVINLFLKFLTCWSVSVFQIHLPCSCKCCNCNHSSSEKVTQTPVITTDKEVIERRKKDQDNKTALTQEDIKTVMISIGFNLDQENSMAIGNVSIPRIFDDDEPSLQEVREAFLVFDHNNDGYFDASDLQRVLKSLGLGEGVGMDDCEQMIAKYDMNKDRRIDVSEFTKVLESGINLLN